From Triticum aestivum cultivar Chinese Spring chromosome 7B, IWGSC CS RefSeq v2.1, whole genome shotgun sequence:
CTGCATGCTCCTTCTCAACTAGGAGTAGATTGATTGATCGGCCGCTCGAATGCTTGTGTTTTGTTTCATGATCTCTTGGGCTATTTATTTCCACCGCAAAGTTGTAATCCAAGATCAGTAGCATGTCTGGTCTCGTTCCTAGGCTGGGCTGGGTCGATGTGTTGTGAGTATAGATTAAGACTGACATTCTTTGAGGTTGTTCGTGGCAATCAATCTGGGCCTTTTTGTTTACAGAAGAAATGAAACAATCGATTATAGTGCAAAATAATCGGTCCGTACGAACGTGATAGCTTAAATACGAACGACCAAACATCTTATAGACGGCCTAGCCTAGGCACGAGATAAACTTATGCTCAGAAATTAGATACATAGATCACTTCTATCACCAATTAAACAGCCGGAACTAAAGGGAAAAAGTGATCAAACGCACAGATTAAAGCAAACTGGACATAAATTCATGTTGTTCACATTCAGAAATGATAGAGACGACATGAAAGTTGACAAAAAAATTAAGATAACGGTTCATCATAAATGGCTGCCACACAGACAGTCAACTTGCAAAAGGGTCGATTACTAAAGAGACTCAGGACGCGAAATTTTTGCATCTAAACTTGGACATAAGCATATGATGGCCGAAGGTGACAATAGGGTGCTTCCTAATCTCCCATAGTCTTATTCCTGAAACATGGAACAAATATTTCAGAGTAATGAAAAGATTATGAATCTTAGACTAAACATCCAAATTGCAAAGGCTTACCCTTTGTCCCGATAcacatgggtttgaatccctcagAAAAATTCGCCACGGATCGACATGTCATCAAAGTTCCAAAGGTCCATGTTGTCGACGACATCACGAGGCACATCAAAATTCAGAAGGCTATCAATCGGCTCATCGGTGCCATCATCCATACAGAACCTCATCCAATCTTCGAAATCGATAGCATCATTCTCCATAACAGGAGGCACCGCCGAGTTGTAGGTGTTACTCTGGACAAGCGCGAATTCAGCTCCTTCAGCAATCACCACTGAGTTGTAGGTGTTACTCTGGACAAGTGCAGATTCTGCTCCTTCAGCAATAGTGAAAATGGGAGCCATGGATGATATATATGGAGTCTTGATGTAATACTCCCAGCCCAAGTCAGAGCAGCCAAAAGTGTTGCTTCCTTGCTCATAGTACATATTCATAACAGGATCTTCAACAGGGACAACGGAGTTCATTGCAGAAACAAATGGCACGTTATCAAGCTGAATAAGTGGCTGGTTTGATGCAAAGTCAGGAGATGGGTACATGAAAGCATTTGGTATAGCATGGTTGTTGACTGCTGGTGTGACGATAGGTTCCTGTCCTGCGCTTGGCTTGGGTGCTTTGGGTTCCTGAACTGTTGGTTCCTCTAGAAAGttaaccttggccttcttgccatGGATCCTGCGTGCTTTGACATCATAAGCTCTTGCGGCTTCTTCAGCACTGTTGAAAGTACCGAGCCAGACACGGACACCGTTGCTAGGATCTCTGATTTCAGCAACCCATTTACCCGAGGGGCGCTGACGGATACCCTTGAATTGGTTCTTTCTCTTCCTTTTTGCTGGCCTTTCTGAAGGACCATCAAAACCAACAGTACTCATGGTGCTTAAGTCATCTGCAGTGAAAGCTCAATGTCAATGCTAAGAGGGACCAACACAAACAAACTTCTCTCACAAAAAGTAAATAATTTCATCATGGACATGAATTTTATGTAAAAATATATTGATCGTAATGAACACTGAAACATGATGTGTCAATTCGGGTGAACGCATCATCAATCAAGCAtaaaacaaataaaataataaaaatgacaACTTAATAAAAAAATCCAGGGTAGTGATGAACAAACCTCGTGTTATAGACCATTGGCATCATTTTGCAATTATTAATCTACAAACTGCATTATAGACAATGCAGAATCAAGGATATATTTTTAGTCGGATTCAATGATTAGCAGAATAATCCTTTGGACTAATAAATGAACCAAGTCTAGAACAATCCTCATGCACACCTACAACCATCTAACAAAGAAACAACTCAAGAGGTCAAGACCCAAGCAAAACAGAGAAATTTGACCATTTATGCGGATTTTCTACCCCTTTTCACAAAGTTATGGATCACCATCAAAGATCACGAGTATAAATCACAAGATCATCAACCTAACAACAAAAATCGCTTCTCCGAAAGAAAGGAACGGTGTCGAAAACAAGTTACCAACTGAACACAACAGAGAATGGAAAAAGCCTAACCCTTCACCCAAATCACTCCATGATAGCACATCCAATCCAAAATCTCTAAACAAACAGGAGTAACATGGCCCAAACATAGCATTCCAACAACACTCCTTAGTTCTACCACCCTCGTCCTGGTAACTATCCCCCCTCATATTTTTGGTCATATCTTGACCATGATTTTAACTAATATAATACAagttaatcatggcaaaaataatatCAAAAGTACATTCAAATAAGAATCCAGCAATATAATTTTTTTGACATGCATTAATAGTTTACTAGTTAATTATGTGGTCAGCCTTTGATTCGAAATACGAGACTAATAGAGGCAAACATGGGTGGACAATAGTTAAACTCCAAAGTTAAGGATATGTAGATTAAAAATTAGTCCAAGAGACCTGGGGTAGATACCTTGGGAGAGGGGCCTCTTGATGGTGGCAGAGGGCTTAATCTTGAtgacctcctcgtcgtcgtccttctCAGCCACCCCACTATGCCCAAGCTCCAGGTCAGAGTCCCCAGAGTCGGCCTCGAACTCCTTTAATTCGGCCTCGaagtcctcctcatcgtcgtccagTCTGAGTCCCTTGCGCCTGCCTAGCCCCGTGAAGTGACGACCCCCATCATTGCTCTGTTGGGGCTTCTTCATCTCAGGACATAGCGTTGCCGCCCTCACCTTCCGCGTCACCGTGGGAACCTTGATGTCTGTGAGTAACCGTCCGCCGCACATGATGCCCGCTAGTACCTTGTCACAGTCGTCGCCGGGGAAGGGGCCTCACCGGAATTGGTAAATGGGCAGAGGTTTTAAAATATCagggcagcaggggtggttttggAGGGTGCAAGGCCAGTACCCTATATAGGTGGTGGCCGCGTGAAGGCGCGAGGAGGCGCGTGGAGTGGACCACGCGTCAGCGAGGGGCCGCGTGACAGGCGGAAGGCACGAGGCAGGTTCGAAAGCGAACGTTTCTACTTGATGGAATCTTGTATTTGCTCTAGGGAATGAATAGATGGGGGTACTTTGACTTTCTTTATACGGAGGCAAGTCAATATTTATTAACTCAAGTTGTTGTACTACACACTTGTAGTACAACTGTATTACTACTGTCATACACTCTTCGTGCGGGTTTATTGGACGGGTTCAACCAACCAAACAATTAAGCGAAAATCTTGTTATAAATAATTGTGTGTAATGCTACGATCTTTGCAAATCACTCATAGCTAGTTACGCCATTTGTTAACTCAATATTATACCACACACCTGTAGTATGACTGTACTACTACTGTTTTAGTCACCCATCCTAGTTTATTGGATGGGTTCATCTAACCAAACATTTAACCAATATTTTTTCATAAATGATTGTATGTAATTTTAAGACCATGCAAATAACTCATTGCTAGCTAATTCATTTTTAGCTCAAGATTGTTGTACTACACATCTGTAGTACGAATGTACTACTACTACCGTACGTTTTTTTTCCGGGTTTATTGGACGGGTTGAACCAACCAAACATTTAACCAAAAATCTTCTCAATAAATGATTATGTCTAATTCTAAAATCTTTGCAAATCACTCATAGCTAGTTACCCCATTTATTAGCTCAAGATTATGCTACACGCTTGTAGTATGATTGTACTACTACTGTTGTACTCCCCCATCTGATCTTATTAGACGAATTTATCCAACCAAACATTTATACAATATCTTCTCATAAATGATTGTATGTAATTTTAAGATCCTTGTATAACCCATAGCTAGTTATTTTGTTTATTAGCTGAAGATTGTAGTACACACTATATTACTAATGTTGTGCACTCTCCATCCGGGTTCGTTGGCCGGGTTCATCCAACGGAACGTTTAACCAAAAATCTTCTCATAAATGATTGTGTGTAATGCTAAGATCTTTGCAAATTACTCAGAACTAGTTACACCATTTATTAGCTCAATATTGTAGTACATACGTTTACAATGACTGTACTACTACTGTTGTACTCCCCCATCCGAGCTTATTGGACGGGTTCATCCTAACAAATGTTTAAGAAAGTTTTTCATAAATAATTGTATGTATTTTAAGATCCTTGCAAATAACTCATAGCTAGTTACTTCTTTTATTAGCTTAAGATTGTACTACACACCTATAGTACGACTTTATTACTCTATCATACTCCATCTGGGTTTATTGGATGGTTCATGCAACCAAATGTTTGACCAATATCTTCTCATAAATGATTGTTTGTAACTCTAATATTCGTGTAAATCGCTCATAGCTACTTACTCCATTGTTCCCAAATAAAAAGAAAGTTTCTCCATTAAGTTACTAGCATGTACTTTGCGCACAATAATTAGCATTATTGTACGCTAGTTATATGAATTATAAGTTAGCATTGCAAAATTCTCATCACATTCTTGATCTGACCATGTATATCGAGATTTAGTATTTCTTCTAACATAACATCGACCTTCTTAATATTCAACCAATATCTCCTTAAATGACTCATGTAAGTCTATGATCCTTATACATCACACATATCTACCTACTCACGTTGAGTTACTATCATGTATGTGCAATGATTAACATTCTTATATGGTTAATTAACTTATGAATTCAGATGAACATTGCAGCTTTTTTCTAATGTATTCATGATCAAACCATGTATATAGACTTAAAAAAAATATAAAGTAACATGGCAATGTTGCTTCGCGACTTTGTGTGTCTTACTTGACACTGAGAAGAAATAAATTGAGAGTAGTTTTGCTTC
This genomic window contains:
- the LOC123163059 gene encoding ethylene-responsive transcription factor 1-like; translation: MCGGRLLTDIKVPTVTRKGLRLDDDEEDFEAELKEFEADSGDSDLELGHSGVAEKDDDEEVIKIKPSATIKRPLSQDDLSTMSTVGFDGPSERPAKRKRKNQFKGIRQRPSGKWVAEIRDPSNGVRVWLGTFNSAEEAARAYDVKARRIHGKKAKVNFLEEPTVQEPKAPKPSAGQEPIVTPAVNNHAIPNAFMYPSPDFASNQPLIQLDNVPFVSAMNSVVPVEDPVMNMYYEQGSNTFGCSDLGWEYYIKTPYISSMAPIFTIAEGAESALVQSNTYNSVVIAEGAEFALVQSNTYNSAVPPVMENDAIDFEDWMRFCMDDGTDEPIDSLLNFDVPRDVVDNMDLWNFDDMSIRGEFF